A segment of the Lycium ferocissimum isolate CSIRO_LF1 chromosome 10, AGI_CSIRO_Lferr_CH_V1, whole genome shotgun sequence genome:
catatatagttaTCCTTTAGATAACTTAATATTCCAAATTGAGAAATTGAGTTAGACCTACAATAGGGATTTAATAGGCTGGAATTTAACATTGGCCATTTACCTAACTTTCATCTTGCTTTCATGAGGTCAATCCCAAGTTGTAAtcctatttaataaaaaaaaataaaaaaagaaagaaagttagaCCTACAAAAAAATCGCCTTGTGGTTTGACTTGACTTTGATTGGTAttaaattaagaagaagaaaagtaatatttcactcatatatatatacacacactcgcTTTTAAACTATTTGAGCGAAAAGTATTCAACTGACCACTTTCAGTGATTGTAACTCTGCTCCAACGTGCGTGTGTACATTACTTAgaatagtctttttttttttttttttttccccacccGGTGATTGTTTCCACACTTCCTCTGAACTTGCGTGTGTACATCCCTCACTTGTCCTTAGAATAGTCTTAACTCTACCATACTAGAAAATAAAACTAGTTTAATTTATAGGAATTTAAATGTCTAGTAATTCACGATTTAGCTTGAGAGATAATTAACCTAGTATATGTCGAGATCTCATGCAGAGTGTCGAGATTGAACCCGCTGCTTCAGATCTGCTTACCTGAAGATAAGACAAAGTATATGTGGATGACGGGATAATTAATTTTAGTCGAAGTTATAAATTTGAAGTAAGCAAAAAAGCATATCTTTCAAGAGGTACTACTCCTATTACTATTATGCATGTAGGCAAACTAATAAGCTCTCTATCATTCATCATCCAACAACAATTGGGCATAGTTGTTGGCTAGTTAGGCAATCAATTTAGATCAAGTTATGTTGGGCGGGTTAAAATTTACTAAATCATTGTGTCTAATTCATAAAATTTTGGGTGGTAGATGAATTAACAATTTTTGGACCCCATATAACAGACCTAATATTAGTGTTCGATTTTTCTCATTGTTTTGTTGCTTTTATTTTCTCCTTTATGGTAATTTCTCTGCCCCTTCCAAATTTTGATTGGGGGTTGACTGAATGATTGACTTGGTCTTGGCATGGGCATTTCCATGGATTAGGATAGCGGTAATTTAGAGTACGTGCGTATTAAAGAATGATAcggattttttttaacataaaagCTCTCTAGACCaatgtttttttaattgatGGAGACATAAGACGGTGCATTTTTTCTTAATACAGGTAATACATAAGCAATCCAAGCCCCATAGATCTTtaagaattttattttaaaaactataaaataacataataacTCGAAATATAAAAAGTACAttaaaagtttaagaaaattaaaaggaTTAAAGAAACTcacaaagaacaaaaaatatatcatgTTTTTACAAGTACAAATAATGCAATAGTGTTAAGGTTATTATGAGATACAAATTTACTTAACGTCTTAACTTTTAAGCAACtgaaaaaatcataatttcttaaaaattgttATCAAACTACGCATTTCGGCACCTCCCTAGCTAAGAgtaaataatcaataaactttattaATTAGTATACTATAATTTGAAACATTACTCCTTCATGAGTAAATACAAAACTTTCttcaaataacaaaataataaaagtcTAGTAAATTTAGAGAGACATAGAACTACGACATGAACACCAATATAGAACTACGACATGAACACCAATAGCAAATGAAGACATAAATATAGGCTATCTACTTTAAGAAGAAATTTATGTCAAATGATATTCACTCTCACGATTTTCTcaattaataaatatacaacattatattaTAGCTCACTATTTGAAGTATTCTCaatattcatattttgtatagatCAAATAGAATTTTGAAGATCAACACTGCTAACTAGTAGAAAATTTAACACATGATTTGCATAGAAGTTAGGCATACAATGATTACTTTTTGCAGTGATATTTGATAACACAAACTATAGCATCTTGCAAATTTATATCAATTACTACTGAAAAggtattttagttttttttttttttttttttttttttaactcttcaAATCTAGTGATTCATTTTTCAAGtcaataatataatttttccaAGAACttactaaaaataataataattttctaCAAGAAACTCAAAAAATGGAGTGGGAATCGCAAGTAACCGTTGGTCAGCCATACATCAGTGAATTTATTCCCGAACCTTATATATATCGCCAGTCACACTATGGAAGCTGGCCATGCCCTAAGTCATTACCTTAACCGCTAGGAGAGGGATGTCGAAGGCAGAGCTAGTGACTAGAGTGAAGTCGTAACAAGGTTGTTGTACTGGAAGGTGTGACTAGGTCACTTCAAGGAGAgctagaaaataaaacaaataataaatttgattcaataGGTGGAAGACAGACATATATGAGTCAGTTCAAATACGTTAAGGACATTTTTTATCTAATAGCTGCAAGAAGAGACAAATTTGATCTAATATGtgaaaaaatgacatttttgacCCATTTGTAATTTGTTAAGACATTTTCGACCTTTAGTTAATTGAAAATGTATGGCGTATGCAGTGATTTTTTTCATCAATAAGCACACATTTTAAAATgagaaacaataaataaaacaatGAGACACcataagaaaaagaacaaaatataaataaacacaattaacatatattactataacttttcaaaaaaaaagtactaCAACTTTCTCGatgagttttctttttttgaaatgtaTTAAAAAGTATAACCTCATAAGAAATAATActaaatacttaatcaatttaatTTCGTAAATTGTTCTTAATCAATTTCATTGGCAAGAAagaaggtgaaaaaaaaaaaaaaactacacaTATCTAAATAGGGAAGCAGCGAACATCAAACTGTGAATCATTTTGTAGATAGCTGAAGGAGCAAAAATTGTATATAAACAAATGATGCTGCCTAGGTTCGAACTCGCGTCCTCGTTTGTAAAATGGAAGGCCCGACCATTGAGCTGCGCGATCTAAGAGGAGTCACTTTATTATACATCCTCATTTGTTCTTCTGCCTTtaattatatgtacatatttagtaAAAAATTCCGACGAAGTAGTGTCACGTGACACTCCTCGGCACAAGGTAGATCCGCCCTTGATTAGAAACACCTTTGACTAGAACACCCACTAGTCAAGCCAGAAAGCAATAGAAGAGCAAGTTCCTCCTCAAATATATTAAACTTCAATCCTTCATCTCCAACTTTCCGGTGATCTTCCACCATATTTTCCGGTATAATTACGCTCCGGCAAAGCGGACACGTGGCTTGTCCCTTGCCATGCATCAGCCATTTATCCAAGCAATTTTCATGAAACATATGATTGCACTTCTCAATTTTCCTCCCTTTATCTCCGTGCTCGAAATCCGATAAACAAATCGGACAATCAAGTGGTTTAGTAGCAGCAAAGCCAAGTAATTTCCTCTTTTTGTACACAAATTTAGTGCTCTTCTTGTTTATTATTTCCCTGCACTTGTATTTTTCTTGTCTCCGTATGTATGAACTAATTGAAACTAAAAACACAAGCATTAGGAATGTTAATGCTTGAGGAAGCCATGAGAAGAATAAAACGTTGATACGTTGATTAAAATAAGAGAAGACTTTAGTGAAAGCCgccattttttctttctttctttagctAGGATTTGCTCAAAAGAAGTGAAAGCAGACCTCTATTATAGTTTGGAGTATTGGaattgtaatatgtcttggagGTGGCTGAGGCTTTTAATTTATAAACATATTTATTAATGTAATATTTTATCAAATCAATtggtatttttaaaagaatatgGTACATTTGTTCAATCTAATAGAGCGCCATCCATACGGAACGAAACTCCAACGAAGTTCCCTTTTTCGGTGAAAAACAAAACGAAGTTTGCTTTCCAGGAcataatttattattcttttcaaCTTATTACGGATTGTGCTACATTACTTTATGTTCAGTCTTTAAATTTAAACAATAGTATATATAAGCAACTATTGTCAACTTCTAGAACTGCGGACAATAAGATTCTTTTTCCCATCTTTTTTATAGGGAAGTATAGAGTTTATCACTAATAGTTATTTGGTCAAGAGTATTTCCACTGTATTATCTAAAGGGCAACTACGTACGtttaaagttttaaaagaaaattaatacaTGTGCATAAAGATAAAAACTTATACTAGTATATTATTATCTTCTAGAACTAAATTAAGTAGGAAATGGTCTCCCATGATCAAGTACTTacaatattgatttttttttaataaaaaatataaacttaaataaatttataaaggACTATGAAATTAATTGTCCCGTATATGTTTAATTAGCAACAGCTTTGAAGACAAACATTCCACATTATCTTTTTCGGAGACCATGTATATGGTAGCAATTTGTGAGTAGCAAATTCTCTTATTCCACTTCATAAAAGAACTGTTTCTTTCAAGTAAGTTGCGATGGTCTCAATACATCTATCAACCATTCAGAAAAAATTCTACtgtcccccaaaaaaaaaaatcgactgtcccaaaaaaataaatcagaAGAAATTCTAACTTTACTACTCCCATCCTCTATAAAAGGTTCctgaaaatttgaaaagaaacaGCCTACATGAGAAAGATACTTGTATCATCATTACCAGGGATTTTGAAACTTTGACCCATTTGGTTTGATAGATTACATGaaataatcatgatataaagTTTGGTATTATTTTACGATTTGTCTTTTGAATCCTGTAGaattaatcttgatataattcaATACACTAATTGTTGTATTATTTTGAATAAGACTTAGGGAGAGGTTGTATCCACCATATTATTATAGTATATGCTTATTCACACCACTTTTTGTCTGTATCTTAATCTGTTGGTGAATGTCTACTATAGTTCTTCGGCCTCTTGAAAGATTTAGTTAGAACACTGTTGTACGATGCGGTAATCTTTTTGGCATGTTATAAAAATCGTCAATCTCACTCTCAAAAGATAAAGTGGAGCTTGCTAGCCACACTAGACTTTTCagtgaaatatttatttgataAGAATTGGATAAATTCTCTCCAATTATACCACTAACTAACGATacgatgaatttattttttgtcgGTAGTGTGTTACTTTTCAAAGTTTGCCTTGTACTATGAAAATTCTCCATTTGGGGGAGTTTTCAAAGAAGGTTCTTGTGAGCCAAATTACAACTATTATATGAAATCAGTTGTGGaattaaataatagaatatGGCATGTATAGGGTTCTGATAGAGACCTATAGTACGACGTACAGCATCATGCATTCAAATTCAATGTTATGTTGCTTTCAATTTTCCCTAGCTATGTCCTAGGCTCGTCAATGTGGTTTACTATTATAAAGATGTTTTACTTACTACTTTCCTGTGCATTCAAACTCAATGTTATGTTGCTATCAATTTTCCACTAGCTATGTCCTAGGCTCGTCAATGTGGTTTACTATTCTAAAGATGTTTTACTTACTACTTTCCTTTGCATTCAAATTCAATATTATGTTGCTTTCAATTTTCCACTAGCTATATATTATGTTGCTTTCAATTTTCCACTAGCTATGTCCTAGGCTCGTCAGTGTGGTTTACTATTCTAAAGATGTTTTACttttactacttttttttttttttggtcgaacaaactcattttatttcttCTCCAGATTAAACTTACATCATAACAGTATAAACACCAGcaaaacagaaaaaataaaCGA
Coding sequences within it:
- the LOC132035415 gene encoding RING-H2 finger protein ATL57-like, with amino-acid sequence MAAFTKVFSYFNQRINVLFFSWLPQALTFLMLVFLVSISSYIRRQEKYKCREIINKKSTKFVYKKRKLLGFAATKPLDCPICLSDFEHGDKGRKIEKCNHMFHENCLDKWLMHGKGQATCPLCRSVIIPENMVEDHRKVGDEGLKFNIFEEELALLLLSGLTSGCSSQRCF